Proteins from one Nitrospirota bacterium genomic window:
- a CDS encoding helix-turn-helix transcriptional regulator, with translation MQRFSPGKMASRRRRMGKTQTVLAGEAGLSQASVSALERGKKEPRASTLLRVAGVLRCGVEDLLEWEGRDETA, from the coding sequence ATGCAGAGATTCAGTCCCGGGAAGATGGCCTCGCGAAGGCGGCGGATGGGAAAAACCCAGACGGTCCTGGCAGGGGAGGCGGGGCTGAGCCAGGCCAGCGTATCGGCCCTGGAGCGGGGGAAGAAGGAGCCCCGGGCCTCCACCCTCCTCAGGGTGGCGGGGGTCCTCCGGTGCGGGGTGGAGGACCTCCTCGAATGGGAGGGCCGGGATGAGACGGCCTGA